Proteins encoded by one window of Nicotiana tabacum cultivar K326 chromosome 10, ASM71507v2, whole genome shotgun sequence:
- the LOC107774436 gene encoding pectinesterase inhibitor 3-like: MSLSKTLLLALFLLYLSHFTTGKKPNTSSSSTDLVRTSCVHASYPTICVRTLSSYSGSAINTPQDLAQAAVKVSLSRAQKASDFLSELKVQSKREKGALSDCVEQMGDSMDELSKTLSELKHLSKGNAFKWQMSNLETWVSAALTNEDTCIDGFKEIDGKLRSDVKRKITNVARVTSNALYLINRLDDSRNKIATHP; this comes from the coding sequence ATGTCTTTGAGCAAAACTCTACTTCTTGCTCTTTTTCTCCTCTATCTTTCCCACTTCACAACTGGGAAAAAACCAAACACATCATCTTCGTCTACTGACCTAGTCCGCACATCTTGTGTGCACGCCAGCTATCCGACGATTTGCGTCAGAACACTTTCTTCCTACTCAGGTTCAGCAATCAACACACCTCAAGATTTAGCCCAAGCCGCCGTAAAAGTAAGCCTTTCTCGAGCCCAAAAAGCGTCTGATTTCCTCTCCGAACTGAAAGTacaaagcaaaagagaaaaaggagCATTGAGTGATTGTGTCGAACAGATGGGGGACTCAATGGACGAACTTAGCAAAACTCTTTCAGAACTCAAACATTTGAGCAAAGGGAATGCATTCAAATGGCAAATGAGCAATTTGGAGACGTGGGTCAGTGCTGCTTTAACAAATGAAGATACTTGTATTGATGGGTTTAAGGAAATTGACGGCAAACTTAGGTCCGATGTGAAACGTAAGATTACTAATGTTGCTAGAGTTACTAGTAATGCACTTTATCTTATCAACCGGCTTGATGATTCTAGGAACAAAATTGCTACTCATCCTTGA